The following coding sequences are from one Rathayibacter sp. SW19 window:
- a CDS encoding aldose 1-epimerase family protein, which yields MRAPTGEQFELTRRTAAGQARAFVTQVAAGLRHYSVGGIDLTEPFAVESTPPSGNGIVLVPWPNRVKDGRWTLNGKQQQLNLTEPDRANAIHGLLRFAPYTLAERSDETVTLAATVFPQSGYPFLLDTSVRYELVEDGLTVTHSITNVGTADAPVAVGTHPYFTIGDVPTEDLTLTLNAATHFTVDDRLNVVGEHPVDGTEFDLRAGGRVGDLHLDDGWGDVGLVDGHSEQTLTAPDGRTVSMWADEHFRYVQVYTSRELKSLPAGQVAIAIEPMTAPTNALNTGRDLKWLTPGETWSVAWGVRHTGF from the coding sequence ATGCGTGCACCGACCGGAGAACAGTTCGAACTCACTAGGCGAACAGCCGCAGGGCAGGCCAGGGCGTTCGTCACCCAGGTGGCTGCGGGGCTGCGCCACTACAGCGTCGGCGGCATCGACTTGACGGAGCCGTTTGCCGTGGAGTCGACCCCGCCGTCTGGCAACGGCATCGTGCTGGTGCCGTGGCCGAACCGAGTCAAAGACGGCCGGTGGACCCTGAACGGCAAACAGCAGCAGCTGAACCTGACCGAACCGGACCGCGCCAACGCCATCCATGGGCTGCTTCGCTTCGCGCCATACACGCTGGCCGAGCGCAGCGACGAGACGGTCACGCTCGCGGCAACCGTGTTTCCGCAGTCCGGCTACCCCTTCCTGCTTGACACAAGCGTGCGCTACGAGTTGGTCGAAGACGGTCTGACCGTGACGCACAGCATCACCAACGTCGGAACGGCGGATGCGCCGGTTGCGGTGGGAACGCATCCGTACTTCACGATCGGTGACGTTCCCACCGAAGACCTGACGTTGACGCTGAACGCGGCGACGCACTTCACGGTCGACGACCGCCTCAATGTGGTCGGTGAGCATCCGGTCGATGGCACGGAGTTCGACCTGCGAGCGGGCGGCCGCGTCGGCGACTTGCACCTCGACGACGGCTGGGGCGACGTCGGGCTTGTCGACGGGCATTCGGAGCAGACCTTGACCGCCCCCGATGGCCGCACGGTGTCGATGTGGGCGGACGAACACTTCCGCTACGTGCAGGTGTACACATCGCGCGAGCTGAAGAGCCTGCCGGCCGGGCAGGTGGCGATCGCGATCGAGCCGATGACGGCGCCGACGAACGCCCTGAACACGGGCCGCGACCTGAAATGGCTCACCCCGGGCGAAACCTGGAGCGTCGCGTGGGGCGTGCGGCACACCGGGTTCTGA
- a CDS encoding DeoR/GlpR family DNA-binding transcription regulator, whose product MGASAERPPQDKPFETVAERPPQDKRQERLARMVAERGFVRVVDASEELGVSLVTVRSDLGVLEASGVLRRVHGGAVAIDSVEPSFERSLASSAEEKLLIAVAAADLVTSGSSVLVDVGSTTAAVARALVARGDLHDVTVITNGLSIALELEVAIPRFRVVVTGGTLRPLQHSLVAPLAAVVLEQVHVDLAFIGCNGVHAVEGVTNLNLPEAEVKRAMVAASTRAVVVADGSKIGAVQLGRIGPLSAFDTVITGDTADPDALAALQAAAGPAVVVVAR is encoded by the coding sequence TTGGGCGCATCAGCGGAGCGACCTCCTCAGGACAAGCCCTTCGAGACGGTCGCAGAGCGACCTCCTCAGGACAAGCGTCAGGAGCGGCTCGCGCGCATGGTCGCCGAGCGTGGATTCGTACGTGTCGTGGATGCGAGTGAGGAACTCGGCGTCAGCCTGGTGACGGTGCGCAGTGATCTCGGGGTGCTGGAGGCATCCGGAGTTCTGCGCCGGGTGCACGGCGGGGCGGTCGCAATCGACAGTGTCGAGCCGTCGTTCGAGCGGTCGCTGGCCAGCTCGGCGGAGGAGAAGCTGCTGATCGCCGTTGCGGCGGCTGACCTGGTGACGTCTGGATCCAGTGTGCTCGTGGATGTCGGCAGTACGACCGCCGCTGTCGCCCGCGCACTCGTCGCGCGCGGCGACCTGCACGACGTGACCGTGATCACGAACGGGCTCAGCATCGCGCTCGAATTGGAGGTCGCGATTCCGCGATTCCGGGTCGTCGTGACGGGAGGAACGTTGCGCCCACTACAGCATTCGCTGGTCGCGCCGCTGGCCGCAGTCGTGCTCGAGCAGGTGCACGTCGACCTGGCTTTTATCGGTTGCAACGGCGTGCACGCCGTCGAAGGCGTCACGAACCTGAACCTGCCGGAGGCTGAGGTGAAGCGGGCGATGGTCGCCGCATCGACGCGCGCGGTCGTCGTCGCAGACGGGTCGAAGATCGGCGCCGTGCAACTCGGGAGGATCGGTCCGCTGTCTGCGTTCGACACCGTGATCACCGGTGACACGGCAGATCCGGATGCGCTCGCGGCGTTGCAAGCCGCCGCCGGCCCCGCGGTCGTGGTCGTCGCTCGCTGA
- a CDS encoding ABC transporter permease has protein sequence MRRREASGPRLQLKQAAAFRGGLIALGVVVLVATVAVTAWPRAVATLLTSDLQHRVSVTSPVSRDVETTVTTYPYRGQVTGDLLRQPTVTQIVTQQLAAQRASMPVPLKNVLIAGDAATRSTPLSTSGPRFNYAYNVQLEGYAGLEQASTLSSGRWPRATTAGQDDTAVEFVMTGGTATAMGWKLGETRRIRLGGLQPVGTVTLVGTITPHLAADFWQREPLRASAALENLGDRGFKLTAIGWVAPAQWHQLVYQVGANTYGWYGVNSSAFTASTVGQVQGQLARFVAAPPPPGAAVPLRFDTRLDATLSDYVASAGPAQTLLFLLATGPLGVALAVLFLGIELLVERRRSALALLSARGASALRIRGSLGLEALVVSLPAAVLGAAVTVLLLPGPVDALTLLLAACCAIVPALAMAVLGGPQSRAERRFARGQSDERARSFAGGHGFAGGGRFARWRWIIELALVAIAVVAALTLFQRGLTPTVGSIAADPLVVATPLLICIAVAILIIRVLPALLAAVAAVLRRRRGAVGFVGAIRGERTSAAVLVPVLAVLVGVAVSVFSSAIFTTETTGVEQSARGQVGADLSVSAPQLTAAQLERMHSIPGVAALVTVAQAGYATLNLDGSSQAVFLLIADTAALARLQSDLPGSARTPEGMGRAIDARAPMLLGGWDTNLQSRDGTLTGDGTPLSVRVALPTAVPGDFITTTPWVLLDPHAVPKQFELPSPTVTTALITVKPGTDQAQLAQRLQAIGGANTSVETAAARVGVARSAPIVGGLQGMLMVGLALSVLLCLLALSLTLLVNAANRRRFTGMLRTLGFTARQSAALVMWEIAPIVTAGLIGGIVAGLVLPMVILAPLNLAAFTGGLAHPTVVIDAALVAIAVGGFIVLCAAVAVFASFNARRSNVATILRTGEDE, from the coding sequence GTGAGGCGGCGCGAGGCATCCGGCCCGCGATTGCAGCTCAAACAAGCGGCCGCATTTCGGGGCGGACTGATCGCGCTCGGCGTCGTCGTGCTGGTCGCGACCGTCGCCGTGACGGCATGGCCGCGTGCGGTCGCCACCTTGTTGACCAGCGACCTGCAGCATCGGGTGTCTGTCACGTCACCCGTTTCACGGGACGTGGAGACGACCGTGACGACGTATCCGTATCGCGGTCAGGTGACAGGCGACCTCCTGCGCCAGCCGACTGTGACCCAGATCGTGACCCAGCAACTCGCGGCGCAGCGGGCATCGATGCCCGTGCCCCTGAAAAACGTGCTGATAGCTGGGGATGCGGCAACGCGCAGCACGCCGCTCAGTACGTCCGGGCCGCGGTTCAACTATGCGTACAACGTGCAGCTGGAGGGCTACGCCGGTTTGGAACAGGCCTCGACACTGTCGTCAGGGCGCTGGCCGCGAGCGACCACTGCCGGCCAGGATGACACAGCCGTTGAGTTTGTCATGACCGGCGGGACGGCGACGGCGATGGGCTGGAAGCTGGGTGAGACCCGGCGGATCCGGCTCGGCGGATTGCAACCGGTCGGCACTGTGACGCTGGTCGGCACGATCACGCCTCATTTGGCTGCTGATTTCTGGCAGCGCGAACCGCTTCGGGCCAGTGCCGCTTTGGAAAATCTCGGAGACCGCGGGTTCAAATTGACCGCGATCGGCTGGGTCGCCCCAGCACAATGGCACCAACTCGTTTATCAGGTCGGCGCGAACACCTACGGCTGGTATGGCGTGAACAGTTCAGCGTTCACCGCATCGACGGTCGGTCAAGTGCAAGGCCAGCTGGCCCGGTTCGTCGCGGCACCGCCCCCGCCGGGCGCTGCCGTGCCGCTGCGCTTCGACACGCGACTAGACGCCACCCTGTCCGACTACGTCGCCTCGGCCGGCCCAGCCCAGACGCTGCTGTTTCTCCTTGCCACGGGTCCACTCGGGGTTGCGCTTGCGGTGCTGTTCCTCGGCATCGAGTTGCTCGTGGAACGACGCCGCAGCGCGCTGGCGCTGTTGTCCGCCCGAGGGGCGTCCGCACTGCGCATCCGCGGCTCACTCGGGCTGGAGGCGCTCGTGGTGAGTCTGCCGGCGGCCGTGCTCGGTGCGGCCGTCACGGTGCTCCTGCTGCCGGGACCGGTGGATGCGCTCACGCTTCTGCTTGCCGCGTGCTGTGCAATTGTGCCCGCCTTGGCCATGGCGGTGCTCGGCGGCCCGCAGTCGCGTGCGGAGCGCCGGTTTGCGCGAGGTCAGAGCGATGAACGTGCCCGTAGCTTTGCGGGCGGCCACGGCTTTGCGGGCGGCGGGCGTTTTGCTCGGTGGCGGTGGATCATCGAGTTGGCGTTGGTCGCGATTGCAGTCGTCGCTGCGTTGACGCTGTTCCAGCGCGGGCTGACCCCGACGGTCGGGAGTATCGCCGCCGATCCGTTGGTGGTGGCGACACCGCTGCTGATCTGCATCGCGGTAGCGATCCTCATCATCCGTGTGCTGCCCGCACTGCTCGCCGCTGTGGCCGCCGTGCTGCGCCGTCGGCGCGGTGCGGTCGGCTTCGTCGGGGCGATTCGCGGCGAACGCACCTCCGCAGCCGTGCTGGTGCCTGTTCTTGCGGTGCTCGTCGGAGTCGCGGTCAGCGTCTTCTCGTCGGCGATCTTCACAACGGAAACGACCGGCGTCGAGCAGTCCGCGCGGGGCCAGGTCGGAGCGGATCTCAGCGTCAGCGCCCCGCAGTTGACCGCTGCCCAACTCGAGCGGATGCACAGCATACCCGGCGTCGCCGCTCTCGTCACCGTTGCGCAGGCCGGTTACGCGACGCTGAACCTGGACGGGTCGTCCCAGGCCGTGTTCCTGCTCATCGCCGACACAGCAGCTCTTGCCCGGCTGCAGAGCGATCTGCCCGGTTCGGCGCGCACTCCCGAAGGGATGGGGCGGGCGATCGACGCGCGTGCACCGATGCTGCTCGGCGGTTGGGACACCAACCTGCAGTCACGCGACGGCACACTCACCGGCGACGGCACTCCACTATCCGTTCGGGTGGCCTTGCCAACGGCGGTGCCGGGCGACTTCATCACCACGACACCGTGGGTGCTTCTGGACCCCCACGCCGTGCCGAAACAGTTCGAGCTGCCGTCGCCGACGGTGACGACGGCGCTCATCACGGTGAAACCGGGCACCGATCAGGCGCAGCTCGCCCAGCGCCTGCAGGCGATCGGCGGCGCGAACACGTCGGTGGAGACGGCCGCAGCCAGGGTCGGCGTTGCGCGCAGCGCACCGATCGTCGGCGGGCTCCAGGGGATGCTCATGGTCGGGCTCGCCCTGTCGGTGCTGCTCTGCCTGCTCGCACTCTCGCTCACGCTGCTTGTGAATGCGGCAAACCGTCGCCGATTTACCGGGATGCTGCGCACGCTCGGCTTCACGGCCAGGCAGTCTGCAGCGTTGGTGATGTGGGAGATCGCACCGATCGTGACGGCCGGGCTGATCGGCGGCATCGTCGCCGGACTCGTGCTGCCGATGGTGATCCTTGCGCCGCTGAATCTCGCCGCTTTCACGGGCGGACTCGCGCATCCGACCGTGGTGATCGATGCAGCGCTGGTGGCGATCGCTGTGGGCGGATTCATCGTGCTGTGTGCGGCGGTCGCCGTGTTCGCATCATTCAATGCGCGTCGGTCGAATGTTGCGACTATCTTGCGAACGGGAGAGGACGAATAG
- a CDS encoding FtsX-like permease family protein → MALWLRRSIARRGLLAATAATCVVATFLLVSIVGFALQSERPAVRATIATGPVSSVGIRAETTLGTDASAQDAAARAVIAHELRGVDVHVYRSVATAPVTLALARTGASAPTASAPTASAPTASAPTTASPTTAILLEDAAAVRDQIHVIAGKWPVSAQPTTAQPTTAQPTTAQQATGQQGVQQQAAQQRGTARQAGAVAYPVAVQTSAAELLGLKIGDTVDIPSDNGALQLRVAATWRAADAADPLWFDDRQVVTGRSGAAVGPLIVAPDALGHLDATPAVRWVVTLDAAALTPAQLPQLVHGFGSLSGALGANSSVSSTIVTVTGDGGQTARGMTTSLASLGAVVSLPIAVLAVAVVLALILLARLLADTRESETTLLRARGATSARLLGAALSESGIVAAVGALVGVAGAAAVLAWRTGSLPSPAVLVTPPVLIVLSAVIVQLSVVGASVRGSLGLARDAGRIRSASSLGVTVLIVIAAAFALWRFLQFGDSSGTGGAIDTTGIIAPALALLAAVLVGLTVFAPLARRLENGVSGGSGVMLALPVRQVGRGLAFFVAPVALIILTIGTTTLAAGFVGTWSAYRSTAAQVVNAGELRVSIGTAAPMLGLDNAADTASYASLRGVTAAIPAIRASAVLGTGTAPVVAVPVAQLGEALTPDGGVIGADGIRSALAVSAPAMPGIALPRSSRSLSIAYSAAVASPVAPAVAPSIAPSDGDAPLRTVAVTVWLADADGTVLPIAYPTTPLSALSDAAATVQTKPVKLPTGGPWRAVAVDAAFSGGVAGDHYRWTLTGATAQDPGPMPVRVSDAHGWNVAPDAFSTDSAARGATMGIGLTVTNAAAPLGSTVRLMPGAAHRPSIVVTGALARANGLSVGDSVSLDGGWWAAAATVAKIVPVVPGEHSEAALFDLPTLQDALLRTTAAPAAANEIWIATKNPQQTLPAVSAVAGPSAVITLPDTSFVERFLGAATLALWLGCTGCVALAMIALAAATTALSRRRRPEVAVFRALGFSARQQRRSRGGELAVIATIAAVIGVATGTAVAFLVVPTLTQLAVVTAPAALPVQPAVDPLLLSVGYLVVIAAIAGVVLAYSGAVGRQAGDTEYREATL, encoded by the coding sequence GTGGCTCTCTGGCTGCGTCGCTCTATCGCTCGGCGAGGGTTGCTGGCGGCGACGGCGGCAACCTGTGTCGTTGCCACATTTCTCTTGGTCTCGATCGTCGGTTTTGCTCTGCAGTCCGAGCGCCCGGCCGTGCGCGCAACCATTGCAACCGGGCCGGTGTCGTCCGTCGGCATTCGGGCGGAGACCACGTTGGGCACGGACGCGTCCGCCCAGGATGCGGCCGCTCGTGCGGTGATCGCGCACGAGTTGCGCGGTGTGGACGTGCACGTGTATCGCAGCGTCGCCACTGCACCCGTCACCCTGGCCCTGGCACGTACGGGCGCATCTGCGCCGACCGCATCTGCGCCGACCGCATCTGCGCCGACCGCATCTGCGCCGACCACCGCTTCGCCGACCACCGCCATCCTCCTCGAAGACGCCGCAGCCGTACGCGACCAAATCCACGTCATCGCCGGCAAGTGGCCGGTCAGCGCACAGCCGACAACCGCACAGCCGACAACCGCACAGCCGACAACTGCACAGCAGGCAACTGGGCAGCAAGGAGTTCAGCAGCAGGCTGCTCAGCAGCGGGGGACCGCGCGGCAGGCCGGCGCCGTGGCGTACCCGGTTGCCGTGCAGACGAGTGCCGCGGAATTGCTGGGGTTGAAGATCGGTGACACCGTCGATATCCCGTCGGACAACGGAGCCTTGCAGTTGCGCGTCGCGGCAACCTGGCGGGCCGCCGACGCGGCCGACCCGCTCTGGTTCGACGACCGACAGGTTGTCACGGGACGCTCGGGTGCCGCGGTCGGCCCGCTGATCGTCGCCCCGGATGCCCTCGGGCACCTGGATGCGACTCCTGCCGTGCGCTGGGTCGTAACGCTGGATGCCGCCGCTCTCACCCCGGCGCAGCTTCCGCAGCTGGTTCACGGATTCGGTTCACTGTCGGGCGCGCTCGGTGCCAACAGCTCCGTGTCATCGACCATCGTGACGGTGACGGGCGACGGCGGGCAGACCGCGCGCGGCATGACGACGTCGCTGGCTTCGCTCGGCGCTGTCGTTTCTCTTCCGATCGCTGTGCTCGCGGTTGCCGTGGTGCTGGCGTTGATCCTGCTGGCGAGGCTGCTGGCCGATACGCGTGAATCCGAGACAACGCTGCTGCGCGCGCGTGGCGCGACCTCAGCAAGGTTGCTGGGTGCTGCCCTGTCGGAGTCCGGGATCGTCGCGGCGGTCGGAGCGTTGGTTGGGGTTGCCGGGGCAGCGGCGGTCCTCGCCTGGCGAACCGGATCGCTGCCGAGCCCAGCGGTGCTGGTGACACCACCGGTTCTGATCGTGCTCAGCGCCGTGATCGTGCAACTCAGCGTCGTCGGTGCGAGTGTGCGCGGCAGTCTCGGACTCGCGCGCGATGCCGGGCGCATCCGGTCGGCGTCATCGCTCGGCGTCACCGTGCTTATCGTGATTGCGGCAGCCTTTGCCCTGTGGCGCTTCCTGCAATTCGGCGATTCGAGCGGAACTGGCGGCGCCATCGACACGACAGGGATCATCGCGCCCGCCCTGGCGTTGCTCGCCGCCGTGCTGGTTGGTTTGACCGTCTTCGCTCCGCTCGCCCGCCGGTTGGAGAACGGGGTGTCGGGCGGCTCCGGCGTGATGCTGGCGCTGCCGGTGCGTCAGGTCGGCCGGGGGCTAGCTTTCTTCGTCGCCCCGGTGGCCCTGATCATCCTGACAATCGGCACGACGACTCTCGCCGCGGGGTTCGTCGGAACCTGGTCTGCGTACCGCAGTACTGCGGCTCAGGTGGTCAACGCAGGCGAGCTGCGCGTATCAATCGGAACGGCCGCACCGATGCTCGGCCTCGACAACGCAGCGGATACCGCCTCCTACGCCTCCCTGCGCGGCGTCACGGCCGCTATACCGGCCATACGCGCAAGCGCCGTCCTCGGCACAGGAACGGCGCCGGTCGTGGCGGTTCCTGTCGCGCAGTTGGGGGAGGCGTTGACGCCGGACGGAGGCGTGATCGGGGCCGACGGCATCCGCTCGGCGCTCGCCGTGTCCGCCCCCGCGATGCCCGGCATCGCCTTGCCACGCAGCTCCCGGTCGCTGTCGATTGCCTACTCGGCGGCAGTCGCGTCGCCTGTCGCACCGGCAGTTGCGCCGTCGATCGCGCCGTCGGATGGCGATGCGCCGCTCCGCACGGTGGCAGTCACGGTGTGGCTTGCGGATGCCGACGGCACAGTCCTGCCCATCGCCTACCCGACCACCCCGCTCAGTGCCCTGTCGGATGCCGCCGCCACCGTTCAGACGAAGCCGGTGAAGCTGCCCACCGGCGGCCCGTGGCGCGCAGTCGCCGTCGACGCTGCATTCAGCGGAGGAGTCGCCGGCGACCACTATCGGTGGACCCTCACCGGTGCAACAGCGCAGGACCCAGGCCCGATGCCGGTGCGCGTCTCCGACGCACACGGCTGGAATGTGGCACCGGATGCGTTCAGCACGGATTCGGCTGCTCGCGGAGCAACGATGGGCATCGGACTCACAGTGACGAATGCTGCCGCGCCCCTCGGCAGCACAGTGCGGTTGATGCCGGGTGCGGCGCACCGGCCCTCGATCGTGGTGACAGGCGCACTCGCGCGCGCCAATGGCCTGTCGGTCGGGGACAGCGTGTCGCTCGACGGCGGCTGGTGGGCGGCGGCGGCAACCGTCGCGAAGATCGTGCCGGTTGTTCCCGGGGAGCACTCAGAGGCAGCATTGTTCGATCTGCCAACGCTTCAGGACGCCCTGCTGCGCACCACAGCGGCACCGGCCGCCGCGAACGAAATCTGGATTGCTACGAAAAACCCGCAGCAGACGCTCCCCGCCGTGTCGGCGGTTGCAGGTCCGAGCGCGGTCATCACGTTGCCGGACACGTCCTTCGTCGAACGGTTCCTGGGCGCAGCAACCCTGGCGCTGTGGCTGGGCTGCACGGGCTGTGTCGCCCTCGCGATGATCGCGCTGGCAGCAGCAACGACCGCGCTCTCCCGTCGGCGCCGGCCGGAGGTGGCGGTGTTTCGCGCGCTCGGCTTCTCGGCGAGACAGCAGCGTCGCTCACGCGGCGGCGAACTGGCGGTCATCGCGACCATCGCAGCCGTGATCGGGGTCGCGACGGGCACCGCCGTGGCGTTCCTAGTGGTTCCGACATTGACCCAGCTCGCCGTCGTGACAGCCCCAGCGGCGTTGCCGGTTCAGCCGGCCGTCGATCCTCTCCTGCTTTCCGTCGGCTATCTGGTCGTCATCGCGGCGATCGCCGGGGTGGTTCTCGCGTACTCGGGAGCAGTCGGCAGACAAGCCGGGGACACCGAATACCGGGAGGCGACGCTGTGA
- a CDS encoding glycoside hydrolase family 27 protein: MSSGPPRPASSAASVTPAPVTPAQASGTPLPTTIDNGLARTPVMGFNDWNAFGCDVSARLIEQTAAAMVANGMKAAGYDYVNIDDCWMARGRDAAGHLVPDPVKFPDGIAAVAASVHAMGLKLGIYESAGAITCEKFPGSLGHETTDANDFAAWGVDLLKYDNCGTPSERAGTQARYLERYTTMAQALQATGRPIVYSICEWGWRDAPSWAPAISNMWRTTRDITDSYASMLSIVKHNATLASAARPGAFNDPDMLEVGNGGMTETEQRSEFSLWAIMAAPLIAGTDLRSASPATLAIYTNADVIAVDQDALGLQGSLLTSRGGLFVFAKPLVGGDVAVALFNSSDHTERMSTTATAVGIRSAVGSLTLTDLWSKQVTTTTDAITAVVPAHATVLYRVRGGGVR; the protein is encoded by the coding sequence GTGTCCTCCGGCCCCCCGCGGCCCGCGTCATCGGCCGCGTCGGTCACGCCAGCGCCTGTCACGCCCGCGCAGGCATCGGGCACGCCGCTGCCGACGACGATCGACAACGGTCTGGCGCGCACCCCGGTGATGGGTTTCAACGACTGGAACGCTTTCGGTTGCGACGTCAGCGCCCGCCTGATCGAGCAGACCGCGGCGGCGATGGTCGCGAACGGCATGAAGGCGGCTGGCTACGACTATGTCAACATCGACGATTGCTGGATGGCGCGGGGGCGTGACGCGGCCGGTCATCTGGTGCCCGATCCGGTGAAGTTCCCCGACGGGATCGCGGCGGTCGCGGCATCCGTCCACGCGATGGGGCTGAAACTCGGCATCTATGAGAGCGCCGGCGCGATAACGTGTGAGAAATTCCCGGGCAGCCTCGGCCACGAGACCACCGATGCCAACGATTTCGCGGCGTGGGGCGTCGACCTGCTGAAATACGACAACTGCGGCACGCCGTCGGAACGCGCAGGTACGCAGGCCCGCTACCTCGAGCGTTACACGACGATGGCGCAGGCACTGCAGGCGACCGGCCGCCCGATCGTGTACTCGATCTGCGAGTGGGGCTGGCGCGACGCGCCGAGCTGGGCACCCGCTATCTCGAACATGTGGCGCACGACCCGGGACATCACCGACAGCTACGCGAGCATGCTGAGCATCGTGAAGCACAACGCGACCCTTGCCTCCGCTGCACGCCCCGGCGCGTTCAACGACCCCGACATGCTCGAGGTCGGCAACGGCGGAATGACCGAGACGGAGCAGAGATCTGAGTTCTCGCTCTGGGCGATCATGGCTGCGCCGTTGATTGCCGGTACGGATCTGCGCTCCGCGTCTCCCGCGACCCTTGCGATCTATACGAATGCCGATGTCATCGCCGTCGATCAGGATGCGCTCGGCCTGCAGGGCAGTCTGCTCACGTCGAGAGGCGGACTGTTCGTCTTTGCAAAACCGCTGGTCGGCGGCGACGTGGCCGTCGCCCTGTTCAACTCGAGCGACCACACTGAGCGGATGTCGACCACGGCCACCGCCGTCGGCATCCGGTCCGCGGTGGGCTCGCTCACACTTACCGACCTCTGGTCGAAGCAGGTCACGACGACAACGGACGCGATTACCGCCGTGGTGCCGGCGCACGCAACAGTGCTGTACCGGGTGCGCGGCGGCGGTGTGCGGTGA
- a CDS encoding ABC transporter ATP-binding protein — MSETDALGPVLRAENLSRVFDDRVAPITAVACVSLQVSPGELLVIRGRSGSGKTTLLNLLGGLDRPTEGTVWLGELELSAASEDRLVQVRRRDLGFIFQTFGLVPVLSAAENVELPLRLLEVEPAERDARVAELLDRVGLAEHAAQRPSELSGGQQQRVGIARALAVTPRVLFADEPTGQLDSLTGAAMMDLLVGLVHDEGVAAVVTTHDPMLMQRADRVLELHDGRLRHPVGRHVAGAATR, encoded by the coding sequence ATGAGTGAGACGGATGCGCTCGGCCCGGTGTTGCGCGCGGAGAACCTGTCGCGCGTCTTCGACGACCGCGTCGCGCCGATCACGGCCGTGGCCTGCGTCAGCCTGCAGGTCTCGCCGGGCGAATTGCTGGTGATCCGAGGGCGCTCCGGCAGCGGCAAGACGACGTTGCTGAATCTGCTGGGCGGCCTGGACAGACCGACCGAGGGGACCGTCTGGCTGGGTGAGCTCGAGTTGAGTGCAGCATCCGAAGATCGGTTGGTTCAGGTGCGCAGACGCGACCTCGGCTTCATCTTCCAGACCTTCGGTCTGGTGCCGGTGCTGTCCGCAGCGGAGAATGTGGAGCTGCCGCTGCGGCTGCTCGAGGTGGAGCCGGCGGAGCGTGACGCCCGGGTAGCGGAACTGCTCGACCGGGTGGGCCTCGCGGAGCACGCGGCGCAGCGACCGTCGGAGCTCTCCGGTGGCCAGCAGCAACGGGTGGGCATCGCCCGTGCGCTTGCTGTCACACCGCGCGTGCTCTTCGCGGATGAGCCGACCGGTCAACTGGACTCTCTGACCGGGGCCGCGATGATGGACTTGCTGGTTGGGCTCGTGCACGACGAGGGCGTTGCGGCCGTGGTGACGACGCACGATCCGATGTTGATGCAGCGCGCAGATCGCGTGCTGGAGCTGCACGACGGCCGGCTGCGCCACCCGGTGGGGCGTCACGTTGCTGGCGCGGCCACTCGATAG
- a CDS encoding ABC transporter ATP-binding protein, producing MTAEATNSTGAAGAREGDSAIVCSDLVRIFASDGVEVQALQGLNLRVERGEMVAIVGASGSGKSTLLGILSGLDRQTAGTASVAGRNLLTLSRAQRVDYRRHTVGFVWQQTGRNLLPYLTAAENVAMARSVAGTSRNAGTADAPGSAGTVAAARLDVDALLELLEVGHCADRTPARLSGGEQQRVAIAVALANQPAVLLADEPTGELDDKTSADVLEAMRGVNRELGVTTLIVTHDPTVSEHVRRTVQIRDGRTSTEVLRRTEQHESGAQRTVAEEFAVIDRVGRLQLPQEYLTSLQLHDRVRLALEPDHVGVWPGQTRLTPTGPDGRAVPGESAEPESPEPGPESHEPESPEQDSEAEPIAGEPHHE from the coding sequence ATGACAGCCGAGGCGACGAATTCGACAGGTGCGGCTGGCGCTCGGGAGGGCGACAGTGCGATCGTCTGCTCAGATCTGGTGCGCATCTTCGCGTCGGATGGCGTTGAGGTGCAGGCGCTTCAAGGTCTGAATCTGCGGGTGGAGCGCGGTGAGATGGTCGCCATCGTCGGGGCATCCGGCTCTGGCAAGTCGACCTTGCTCGGCATCCTTTCCGGATTGGATCGCCAGACGGCAGGCACGGCTTCCGTGGCGGGCAGGAATCTGCTGACGCTGAGCCGAGCTCAGCGGGTCGACTACCGGCGGCACACCGTCGGGTTCGTCTGGCAGCAGACGGGGCGCAACCTGCTGCCGTACCTGACAGCCGCAGAGAATGTCGCAATGGCACGATCTGTCGCCGGCACCTCGCGCAACGCGGGCACGGCCGACGCGCCGGGCAGCGCAGGCACCGTGGCCGCCGCGCGCCTCGATGTGGATGCGCTGCTCGAGCTGCTCGAGGTGGGGCACTGCGCCGACCGCACGCCGGCGCGGCTGTCCGGCGGTGAGCAGCAGAGGGTCGCGATCGCGGTGGCGCTCGCGAATCAGCCGGCTGTTCTGCTTGCGGATGAGCCGACGGGCGAACTGGACGACAAGACATCCGCTGACGTGTTGGAGGCGATGCGCGGAGTGAACCGCGAGCTGGGCGTGACAACGCTGATCGTCACGCACGATCCGACCGTGTCCGAGCATGTCAGACGCACCGTGCAGATTCGCGACGGCCGCACCTCGACCGAGGTGCTGCGCCGCACGGAGCAGCACGAATCCGGTGCACAGCGCACGGTCGCCGAGGAGTTCGCGGTGATCGACAGGGTCGGGCGGCTCCAATTGCCGCAGGAATACCTGACGTCGCTGCAGCTGCACGACAGGGTGCGTCTGGCGCTTGAGCCGGATCACGTCGGCGTCTGGCCGGGTCAGACACGACTGACGCCAACGGGGCCGGATGGTCGGGCAGTGCCAGGCGAATCGGCGGAGCCGGAATCGCCGGAGCCGGGGCCGGAATCGCACGAGCCGGAGTCGCCGGAGCAGGATTCGGAAGCCGAGCCGATTGCGGGGGAGCCACACCATGAGTGA